Proteins from a single region of Thunnus maccoyii chromosome 23, fThuMac1.1, whole genome shotgun sequence:
- the rpl18a gene encoding 60S ribosomal protein L18a, producing the protein MKASGTLREYKVIGRLLPSAKNPAPPLYRMRIFAPNHVVAKSRFWYFVSQLRKMKKASGETVYCGLVHEKTPLKVKNFGIWLRYDSRSGTHNMYREYRDLTTSGAVTQCYRDMGARHRARAHSIQIMKVQVIAANKCRRPAIKQFHDSKIKFPLPHRVLRRQHKPRFTTKRPNTFF; encoded by the exons ATGAAGGCGTCCGGCACA CTTAGGGAATACAAAGTCATTGGGCGTCTGCTGCCCTCTGCCAAGAACCCGGCCCCCCCTCTGTACCGGATGAGGATCTTCGCCCCGAACCATGTCGTGGCCAAGTCCCGTTTCTGGTACTTCGTCTCCCAgctgaggaagatgaagaaggCCTCCGGAGAGACAGTCTACTGTGGCCTG GTTCACGAGAAAACCCCGCTGAAGGTGAAGAACTTCGGTATCTGGCTGCGTTACGACTCTCGTAGCGGCACCCACAACATGTACAGAGAGTACAGAGACCTGACCACCTCTGGAGCCGTCACTCAGTGCT ATCGGGATATGGGAGCTCGCCATCGTGCTCGCGCCCACTCCATCCAGATCATGAAGGTGCAGGTCATCGCTGCCAACAAGTGTCGCAGACCCGCCATCAAGCAGTTCCAC GACTCCAAGATCAAGTTCCCTCTGCCTCACAGAGTCCTGCGTCGCCAGCACAAACCCCGCTTCACCACCAAGAGGCCAAACACCTTCTTctaa